tgtctctctcgcacgcactcttcgTCGTATCGTTCAatgttagcgccgtctgccggaggagagccatgaCTCGCGGACTTAGCATAGAACTCATACAGTGCCTTACTTGCCCCTACTAAAATACGTCCAATTGCTTCTCGCGACCCACTTCACAAAAAACACTGGGAGCCTAAAAAGGCCAAAGACAGGCAAAGAGGAAAAATCATTGACGGCGGTAATTCATCATgagttgtttttattgtttctgaaaacaaaaacaaaagtctCATGAGTAAGTTTCCTAGGGACCGCAAACTTTCTCATTTCATTAAACATTAATCAgtctataaaataaaaattactcCATCAAAGTCGgaaaaatggttaaaaaaaGATATGGCGGTTTtagttttgaaaaattttaaACCAATTCCGTTGATCGGCCCTGCATATTGTGCTAAAAATCGATGTGTCAGACATATGTTTGCACACATATGTCTGTACATATATCGAGGATTATTTATGAAATATCTTGTAGCTTATCGATATACGTGCCATCACATTTCGCCATTGCAAAGCAATCCTTGGCCATTTTCAAGTTTTTTGTGCTCTCAGTGCTGACAAAATGATGAACCATAATGATAATTGACAAGGCCGATAATGAGAACGATAATGATGACGAtggctggtgctgctgatgagCTTGAAAACCTCTTCGTACCTTCCCACCTACCTTCCTCTCCTTTTGTACCCCAGTTAATATCTTCTCATGCCCCATCTGAGGCTGTTGTTAAGACATTATCGTTCACTTGGGCATCATTGACAGCAAATGTTGGCCCATTAATCGAGGCATTTGCTtagtgttgctgttgctaagAGGGCCTGATTAAGTcggcacacagatacagatgcaggcacagggacacacacacacacacatgtggagAGGATCGAATGTGTGTTAAACTTTTTTATGCCTTCAGGCCTTGTTTAATAATTGAACAATAAAGAACGAACGGCATTAAGTAATTTGTGTCGGTTAAGTCATAAAACTGACACACTCACACCCATAAAAAAGCACTCTCTAagtgcaaacacacacagatacgcagatacgcacacacagccacacttatgtatatgtatatgtatatgtatatgcataaatTGTTAATTCTGTGCGCAAGTTTAATGAGTCGTTGGCATGAAAATTTCAAGTTTATTGCAAGCCCCCAATAAATTTTGGCCTGCGTGCCTGAGCTGAGCATTGAACTTAAGCGCCAGGAACTTTTCCTCCTTTCCTGTTTCCAACTTTCAGCTTCAGCACCCCATTctcaccacaccacaccaccccaCACCACCCCACACCACCCCTGGATGAGCCATTGATTCATGTTAATTAAATGTGACAAAAGTTGAGGAACTTTTCCTGGCTTTTTGCCTCTGGCTGCTCTCCTTTGTATCCTCCACTGCAcacaattttcatttggccATGTTGCGGTTACTTTATTGCCACTTTCCTTTTACCCCTTGTACCCGCCCTTACCGCCCTTACCGCCCTACCACATCGTCTTCGTCCTCCTCCTACAACACACATCTCCACCATAATGTGCGACATTTTCGATTGCGATCATCAGGCCAAAATGTTGCATAGGAAAAGTTTTTTCCCTTTTAATTagaaatcgaatcgaatccgCAAGCTGTCGAAGTTTTATCTATTCCCTGATATCGCTGGCTCCAGCAGGGGCTCAGCGGGGGCTCAGCGGGGGCTCAGCGGGGATGGAGCTTGAGGATGACCGGCTGCACTGGCACGGAATCCATATTGAGCTCAAAGCCCAGTCTCGGTAGGATTGCGACTTGGACTTGGGCTTGCTGTGCTCCCATCAGGGAAAAGTTTATGCAACGATTGGCCATCGGCAACGTAATCCCAATTGGATGGTGGAGCTAGTGAGAGtaggaaacggaaacggaaactgaaagagaaacaaaaaggAGAAGCCACTCATTCCGGTGCTGGATTAGCAACATTTTCTTGCTGAAAACTAAAATCTTTTGCAATGAAGTTTCTATCTCAAACTTTATGATATCGATGGTCCAAAAATTCTCTCTGGTTTTGTGTGCTTTTCCAACACTGGTGAACGAAATGTCACCTGCGCTTGctaccaccagattccacagtgCTATCAGTCAATGCCTAGCACTTATCTGACAGTTTATCATATTGTGTGTTCCAACTGGACGGTTAACACAGGTCTTTGACAGCATAAAATCGATGAGACTGTGTAGATCTATAGTCTGCATAGATCCGCCCGTTCATACGGATAGACGGCCTAGGATTAGGAGGGCGGTGCACTTTTTCAGAGTTATATTGACTTACTGGAGAGGTATACAGGAGGGGTTTACTTTACCATGCCATCGACCATGTTCAGGAGATTTTCGCAGCCGTAACGCCCTGAGCAACTGCCACTTCCACCTCCTTTGGACTGCACAATTTGCATGTCTCGTTTCCTTCGATTCCCCGTCATTCTGCACTCTCACGGACTTTATTTTCGtcaatcaatttgcatacTGCCTGCGTACAACGTGGACCGTGAAATCTCCCCCAAAAACTGCGCGACTAACTTCGGGCAATCATCTTGAGCCCAGTTATATCTTAGTCCCTGACCTTCCCACCCCCTCCAACGCTAACGTTCCCATTGCTGTCGTCTTCCATCTGCATCTTCCAGTGGAGAGTTGCCCGCTGTCTGTTGTTTCAACTTCAATTATAAACTTTAAATGATTACGCCTCGGCTTCCACGACTTGCcttggtatatttttgttgtgctgTGCAGACcggaaagaagaaagaaactCCCTATGAGATTCCGTTGGTGAGGTGTACTGCATTTCGCCAGATGGTTGAAAATCACAAAGTCACAAGCGTCCTTCCCTCAAGCATCACATACCTCGGACTGTTTGCATATTACCATTTGTTTCGCGGCACTATTACGAAGTTTTGTTGACAGCTGCATTTATTTTCCAATCGGTCTGGTCGGGGCCTGATTTCTGGATGCATAAATCTGCATTCCTTACCTGTCGCTCGGACTTTTCACATTGTTGATCCCCCTCTCAGTCCAGGCCCTATGATACACAGGTTGGCTTGAAATACATCCCTACTGAAGTGAGTTGAGGAGAGGTAATTTAATGAAAGACCACCAATTTGTACACttattttgtagttttttttaaaGGATAAGAAATTAAAACTAATGTTAGATAAAATCATCGTATGCCCTCGTATTGGCACCCACCAGTGTGCACCACTGTACTGCTTGGTAGCCTTGCTCGAAGGCCTGCATTACTTTCTGGTGGTCATTCAGTGCAACTTGGGAAATTTTTTTTCAATGCCGTGCTTGAGCTCCATTACGAGTCGCTCGTTTTCGCAGCAGTTCCCCAGATTTTTGATTAGTTCGGATTTCTGGGCGTTCAAAATATTCGCGGTTTTCGCACGCTCCTCCATAATAGTTTTCTTTAGGCAATCGACCTCGTTCAGACgctgctccagctcgtcgCGAACCCCAAAATAGCTGCGAAGCAGGCATTGATACTCGTCCTCTGCCTTTCCCATATGCGAGGAAGAATTCACCATCTGATCGCCACAGCGCTGCTCTATCTGCTCGGTGTGCTCTTGGGTGATCCCAGTCGAAGTCGATGGCAGCTCGGTACTACCACTGACACGCTGGAGCTTCATGATTTGAATCTCAGCGTTTCTAATATCATTCAGTTTTTCACCACATTTGCTACAATTCGCCGCCGGAGCCTTTTCGCCCTCCTCTCGTCGAATTTTTTCCTCCAAGTCCTGCAGCTCTATCTGATGACTGTCCTTCTCTGTCTTCAGCTTTTTGGCCAGCTGCTCTGCAATGGTTTTGACGATTTGCATGCTTCGCTCGAGATTGGCGTATTGTTCGCGCTGCTCCTCGAGTTCTCGGGGAACGTCGCGTAGCTTGCTTAGCTCATTGATGAGATCTTCGCAATGACGTGAGAGTCGAGACGCCTCCGTTTTTGCTTCACGTTGAAGTTGCATTGCTGCGTCCCCCTTCGCTTCCAAATTCCAGTTATCCACCATCAGCTGATCACATTCCTGTTTGAGATTTTCATTGTCATGCCTCTGACTCAAGTGATTTTCGCTCTTCTGGCGGTGCTCTATTAGAGCATCCTGCTCAGCTTGAATCTGATCGGCATGTTTCTTCAGGAAGGCAAAGGTGTGCTCAACCAATGCGATCTTGGCCTCCAACTCCTTAATGAACTGCTGCTGGGGAATATTCTCTGGCTCAGGATGGTCGGCCAAGGCGAGACACCCCTGCAGCTCATTTATCTTGACATCGTTTTCCAGTTGCATGGCTTTAAAATCCGACTGCAGGGCGTTGTATCGCTCAGTCATTCTCTCTAATTCAGCCTGTTTTCTGGCCAGCTGATCTGCGTCACGGCTATGTTTGTCCGTGAGTAGTTGACTCAGCACCCGATGTTCCTCGAACTGTGCGCAGGCCTGCTGTTGCCTTTCCTCCAGCTGGATATTGGTCTGCTTCAGACGTGTGTTTTCCTCCCGCAGCTTCTTAATGCTGTTCATCTGGTTCAAGCAGATCTCCTTCGCATCCACCAGAAGGTCCGCCGATCGCTGCTTCAATTGACATGTTTGCTTCAATACCGCCTCTAAGATTGAGATGCACATCTGCTCCGGATTATGCTTCTTTAGATTATCTGCATCTGCGATTTGCTGGGCTCCTGTGTTGGGCTCATGCTCCGGCAGTAGACTCTTGCGCGGCGTATTCATGTCGATCCGTATAgcatgcaacaaaaataatctTAGTCTATTgtaaattacaatttttttttattttcaaaatttatttagTTACCGTTTTTAAGTtgaatgactgaatgaatgaatattcGTTCCAGTCGATTGTAAATAGTTCCAAATTTTGTTTAAGTCTCGGCCAGCCTGCTTTACTTTCTGCAAAATGTGAGGGTTTTGTGGAGAATATTAAATCAGATCTGATCTAGTATTATTAGTTTTGGAACTCGAAATATGCTGACTTTCTATACCCTGTTTTCATATACGGGAATATTAGATTCGTGTAGATGTATGTAACAGCCAGAAGGAGGCGCTATAAGAGGCTGAGAAAGCAAATGTACTTCCAAAGAATGCCACGCCCCCAGTCCGCCCCTACAAGAGGCGTGAATCCCTGGCATCCACTTGCATTTTGAAGAGTtaaaaaaatcgaaaacttACAATCAGAAAGAtttattgaatatacatattgCGACAAGATcaaatcattattatagccaaaccCGCGCTCgttctccccctctctctctatgtctctcACATACATTCTTCCTCGTCCAATGAGCGCCACCTGTCGGAGTAAGCGAGATATAACGGCACTTGGTGAAAACAattagagagatagagagagagatatatatctatataacGCAATGTTCGGGACGGAAACCACTAAACAATATTCTATAATTCGAATCAAATCGATTAGGTGAAATGATACTATATTACCGTATCTCCGTCGTTGCTACTGAGATGCGCGGACTGCCCTCTCCGTAGAAATCAATCTATCCTTTTGCGAGCAGCGATAAAGGCCGTTCGCGGTGTTGTCCAAAGCGATACAAGTATATCGCTCTGAGGACTTTGATTGAATGAAATTGTGTGAGAATAAGGACCACTCTTAGTCACAAGAGCAGCCtcagtttttatattttttgcagTTTCTGCTTCAAAAGCAACTGGCCATGATTTTCCTTTCATTTGCCTAGTCGCATCTGTTAGAGAAATTTACTTTCTCTTGAACGTCTTGGCAATGACTCCGAGCCCTTGCACTTCGTCCCGCTCTCAATGGCCTGGGCTTGTGCATGGGCTTGGGCTCAAGTGAATCACTTAATCTGGTTGCAAAAAGTAAAAGCGCCGTAAAATTCACACAAAGGGAGAAACAAGGGACTGACTGAGGTGGTACCTGCCACATGCTCTTCATTCTGTTCGTCAACATCATCCTCATGTGGATGTTGGCTTGTGGGTTCTCtgttctgggctctgggctctttTCTAGGGGGCTAGTGGTGCGGGGAGAGTTGACTTAAGTGCCCACACATAATTCACATTGGCTCGAAGGTAGCGCAAGGATTAGGCGATGCACCACAAAGTACGATGTTAACCTTGGGGCTAGTGCGACTTGCACTTGCGCCATATCGTGCTATCGTTGACTCGCCTTCGCCTTATATATGTTTactgctgttcctgttccaTTCACCATTCGAAATGAACGTCGTCATGCTCTCATCTCTAATTTATTGTATCCATTGCTGTAACTATCCCTCTACCCTTCTTCGTAACTATTATATTACATCGTGATAACTATTTTCCCTCTCTGCTCTCTTCTCTGTCCCCTGATTGAGTATTCTGTCTATTTGACTCTTCGCAAATTCGTGTCACGCACTCATCTCTTTTACCTTTTTATGTATATTCTGTTTTGTATCCCTGGTCGCTTGGTACACCCATTTGTCTTGGACCATGATTGACTTTCCAGATTGCTATCTGCTGTGCTGTCCATTAAACAGAGTCCATCTGCTTCCTTTTCCCCCTGGAATCTCACGTGTCACGATCCCATCTCTAAGCCGACGAACAGACTGACTGCATGACTGACTGAGTGGCAAACTGACAAGCGGGCCCGTTCGCAGTGCAGGTTGTCGTTGTCTGGCTGTcttcaattttaataaattttccgTGCATGTAAGCAAGCGCGACAGTTGACAGCTGCAGCTTCGCCTGCCATTTTCTTTGGCCTGCCCGTGACACTGTTCACCCCCCTTATCCCTTTCTCCTGTCCTGCTATGTCTCGGCTGGCTCTCTTGTCTCGGTGGGGGAGTTGTCGTTGTCCCGAGTTGGTTATTGTAGTCAGCGAGAGGATGAGACCgacgagcaggaggagcaggagcacagTCTGTTACAATTGCATGTTCCACTGTGGGGATCGGGGAGGATATGAAGGAGTGGAGGCGGGCTTAGGGCAGTAGCCCGCCAAGGACATTACAGTGGCAATGTGACATCGCGATTTTTTATATGAGGCAAAAGGGTCACGGTctcgttttaatttttttctgtttcagtGTATATTCTTCGTCCGAGCAGCGTTATTTATAAACACCACAACCTTTGCTAAAATCGGTTCCGGTCCACCCTGCGCTCTACATTCCTTGATAGCTTGGAGTACCTGCCTGCTGGGCGCGGGAAATAGGTGGGGGTGTCGACAACTTACACAATTGGCACTCGACATTTATCAAGGATGCTCGATATTCCCGAGCTCCGACAAATTGAGCAGCTAACGGAGGAGACAGGGTCTGAGCTGAAGGTACTTACGGTCTCCATGCTACTCATCCTCAGTACTCTTCTGAGAGCTTTTTCCCAGGCGCATTACTACTGTTCTGCTGTTGTGTCCCTTATCCTTTCGTACTCCTCAGCAACTTCAGCTCAATCGCATTTTTGATTGGCAATCGAGATAGCTGGCACTCCCCAGAACACTCCACTCTTTCCACTATTGTACGAACTCCCATCCTCCCCATCCCGCCCATCATCCTCATCCTGTCATCGCTCATACGCAATGTGGGCCCAAATGATTGCCATCAAGAGTATATACTGTAACGCCTCCCCCTTGGCACAAGAAACCACCCACCTCTCCGCAGATGACTCATTAGCATAATGGAGTGTAAATCATCAAACACATAAGTCGAATAAGGTGAggctataaaaaaaagaatgaaaggatgaaagtgaaagtgaaagtgaaaggaAAACCCAAACGGCAAAAAGAGagaatgaaaatcaaattcaaaaatcGCATTGCTAATTCATAAATATTCCGTGGAGTAAACCACTTGACATGGCCGCTTTCTTGTTCTAACCAAAGTGTCGCGGCAGATGTTGTATCACTTTACGAGTATActcgcacatacatatgtgataCTGGCCCCAATTTCGGAGAAGAAGATGAGACATGACACGGCGAAGTATAAAGCATAATGTGTTAAAGGTGACCGACCGGGGCGGAGAGTTAGCGGAGAGTGAAAGGTTAAGAAATTCGAGCTCTGTGAGGGCCATAAGATATTCGAATACATCAAAAGGATTGCTACTACCGAATACCCTACCCACTCACTATATTCCGCATTGCATTACGGCATGGTGGTATCTTGTTTCCCTCGGTTCTTTACGTGGATCTAGCGCGTACTCGTATTTGATTTTGAAACGCCGATGATGCTACTGTGCTGTTCAGAGCTAATTCTGCGCATTAGCATACATCTGCACATACACCtatcatatttatatatggcttgtatgtacatatatgagcAAGATTCTCTTGATTTACGCACGATTCACTCGAACACTGGTGGAGCCAGCCAGCTGGTCGATAGGGGGGGCAGCGATTGTTGTGGCAAATCACAAATTGAGGCTGCCACTTGAGGCTGATGCCGCCAACGcatattgtgtgtgttgtcCCTCCACCTTCTCCTCCTACCTCATTTTATATTCGAAATTcgaatacgagtacatacaacaacaaaaaagaaaccaataAAGCTCAGGAAAATGAGGAGAGGCAGCCCCTCGAACACTGTTGAATGGCGTGAATCCACTAACATAATGCATTCACCATTTGTTATGGATCAGCACTGACAGAGTGTGAATGCTTTTGGTTTTCCAGGAAAATTTCGCGATATTTTCCGCACTTCTTGGGTGTTATTCTTAGCCCCGCATTGTGGCTAAAACCCAACACGTTCGAAGAGTGTTGTCCTCATTTATGGACCGCATTTTTCACTCCATTTAAGCTATTTCCCTGAACGAAGGGGAGATTTTCAGTGATCTTTCAGTACCTTTCTGCTGCATACTCTTGTCGCCTTTTGTCAGGGAAAGCACTGCCTGGCCCACCCGGATTTCGACGACTTCTCCGTTACCCTATGTATTCTCATCTTTGCCCCTCTCTTATTTAACGCtcataaaatgcaaatacttaaattatacaaagaaaaaaaatgtcttTTGCAGCGCTTTGTGCTTTCACTCAttcttttgtttaatttgtagTCCCCTTGCAACAGTATGCCCCGCTAAAGCATCCTTAGTGATGTCTTCATCATAATTACAAACAAAGAATAacgagagaacagcagcagcagcagcagcgggcaaacaacagcatcagcagcagaaacatCGACAACATCAGGCAACAGGCAGCGGGAGAAGCAGCCAAAGTAGGGCCGaatggagcagcaggaggcaaaGAAGCAGTCAGGGAACTGTTTGCACACCAAGTTTCCGAGTGTCCAAAAAGcaagacacaaaaaaaaacaagacagcgagggaaaaagaaaatggaaaagtcAACAGACAGCGGGAAcagagcagctgctgccgctactACTGCCTTTGCCCCTGCATCTGCTCCTGCGGCTGGATGTTGCTCAAATTGCTTCTACTTACTCGTACTTTGCTAGTTTGCtaattgctgctgttgctcagGTTTATTCTTCTGATGTTGGTGCTATCTCTGTACGATATTCATACTTACAGATATGTACTACATCTGGTTTCTCGACTTATACCACAAATCTGTTATTTGCCTTCCGCTAAATTTGTATACTTATCTCAAGGGGACCCAAGACAATACTGGGTCGTATAGCACCGTAATCAAAGTCTGATTTGAATACATGAGTTCCCTAGCTAATGTCCCAACTACTAATTATATCTAGTATTTCTCATTACATTTCGGGTTTAGTTCGTAGTTCTATTGTTTTCGCTTTCAACCCTTCTCCTCCGCTCCCCTTTACATACCCACTCTCATTACTCAGAAAGAGTATAGGAGTATATTCGATCTGTGCACAAAATGGATATGTGTAACGCACAGAaagaagcgtttccgaccacattaagtatatatattcttggtcagcatcaatagccgagtcgttAGAGCCATATCTGGCCAGCCGTCTTTCCGTCTTGCTTGAAGCCTacttctcagagactataagagctacaGCAACGAAATTctgtatccagactcctgtgatatcacactgatATCACACGCCCCTAAAAAAGGCGAATGTCGGTGGCATCcataattttgaagatacgagaaaaccaaaaacgccgaatcatagaaaattaccatatcttccagactgcagaatctgaatcagatcgggTTAATATTATAGTCAGACGGAACAAATTAGATTTCAGTGGCAACATAGCGTGGCCACGCtcttactcattctctctctttctctcacacactcttgGCAGAGCTATATGTGCGCCCTCTGGAGAAGAGGAGCGATACTGACTGAATaacgggtataaatgtagagttgcggccACAGcagcgactcacaacgttccccctcgtttgatAGTAATTTGATTCCAATTTCACGGACAATGAAGCGCATTTGTAATTCCACTCAGTTTTTGATGAATTTTTTCTGTGCCTATAATTGACTTATTATGAATGCAACGATTTTCTCTGAATAATTGGTAATCCCATAATTCCACGTACAGGACACATAGACAGGTCTCGGAAACATGTGTTAATGCGTTCGCTCGAATCCACTCCGATTCAATTGAATAATCTGTGGGCTGCTCCTGCACCTTACCCTTCACCAAGCCGCTGCAAACAGCCTGTTAGTCccagatatatatgtacatatgtatagataAAATTTCGAAATATCGAATTATGGTCCCATAATAACAGTCATAAATGTATTCTCTTAGTACTTCTAAATTCATTACATACGCGGATTAATTACAAAGGCAGTGAGTGAATTAAATTGCCAAAGATATACGTTGAGTGATTATTgatacaaaaacaaagttaATCGACTGATAAGTGACTTACCCAGGATACACTGCCCTCCCTTCTGGCGTGTTTATGGCCccctttttgtttatattcaCCATCAAATCTCTTACTTATCAAAGTAGCCAACCCTCCCTGCACCCTCCCTGCACCCTCCCTGCACCCTGATTCATCCTAATTTTCTTCGGCTTTCATTTCATGGCTGATGGCATTTTTTTGCGCATCAATTAAGAGATGAAAGCGCGCCCTGCCCGCATTCTGTGGACAgagaaaaaagttttttttttaatttttcaattaaatgttaattaagTTAATGAAATGCCTGCTCTGTTATGCTTGACttccctcccccaccccattCTCATTGGTACCCCAACGCAGGGCGTATGGGCAATGTTGAATCATCCACCAGATCA
The sequence above is a segment of the Drosophila pseudoobscura strain MV-25-SWS-2005 chromosome X, UCI_Dpse_MV25, whole genome shotgun sequence genome. Coding sequences within it:
- the LOC6901939 gene encoding myosin-10-like, which produces MNTPRKSLLPEHEPNTGAQQIADADNLKKHNPEQMCISILEAVLKQTCQLKQRSADLLVDAKEICLNQMNSIKKLREENTRLKQTNIQLEERQQQACAQFEEHRVLSQLLTDKHSRDADQLARKQAELERMTERYNALQSDFKAMQLENDVKINELQGCLALADHPEPENIPQQQFIKELEAKIALVEHTFAFLKKHADQIQAEQDALIEHRQKSENHLSQRHDNENLKQECDQLMVDNWNLEAKGDAAMQLQREAKTEASRLSRHCEDLINELSKLRDVPRELEEQREQYANLERSMQIVKTIAEQLAKKLKTEKDSHQIELQDLEEKIRREEGEKAPAANCSKCGEKLNDIRNAEIQIMKLQRVSGSTELPSTSTGITQEHTEQIEQRCGDQMVNSSSHMGKAEDEYQCLLRSYFGVRDELEQRLNEVDCLKKTIMEERAKTANILNAQKSELIKNLGNCCENERLVMELKHGIEKKFPKLH